The nucleotide window AAATCCAAAAGGCAAAGGAAATAATCAAGGAAGGTATAAAGGACTTCGAGAAGGACTGTCTTAATTTAATATATGATGAATTTGTAGCTGAATTCATGAATAAAATTGAAGAAATAAGGAGAGAAGAGGTGGAGAGAGCAGTTAAAATGTTGGGAGGAGATAGTAAAACTAGGGAGATTTTAGATGCCATGTCTAGATCTATGAACAAGAAGACCTTCTCGCCACTATTTGAAAACCTAAAGAGGGCCACAGAGAGAGGCGAGATAAACTACATTAACTTGGTCACTTCATTATTCACTCATGAAGGGATATCCCAGAGTAAGACCAAGGAGATTAAGACTGAACAAGAATATAAGGGACACGACAGCTGAAACCGATCTTACTCCTAACAATCTCATCTTACCCGTTTTTGTGAAGGAAAACATAACCACACCCGAGAAAATACCTTCCATGCCAGAGATTTTAAGATATCCGGTAAACGATTTACTTGTAAAATTTATTGAGGAAAATTATGAGAAAGGAATTAGAAGTGTTATATTATTCGGAATACCTGCCTTTAAGGACAATTTCGCAACCTCTGCATTTAGTAAGGACGGAGTAATTCAGAAAGCCCTCCGTCTCCTAAGGGATACTTTTGGGGAGAAGATTCTTCTAATTGCCGACGAGTGTACCGATGAGTATACCTCCCACGGACATTGTGGTATAGTTAACTATAGGGGAGATAAATACTACATAGATAACGATGAGAGTTTAAAGGTTCACGCTAAGATAGCGTTATCTCAGGCAGAGGCAGGAGCAGATGTGATCGCTCCTTCTAGCATGATGGATGGAGTTGTAGGTGCCATAAGGGAGGAGCTAGATAAGAACGGGTATTCGGACACTCTAATCATGTCCTATAGTGTGAAGTATGCATCTGTGTTTTACTCACCCTTCAGAGAAGCCGCTAACTCTGCTCCAGCCTTCGGAGATAGAAGAAGTTATCAAATGGATCCTAGGAACTCTTTCGAAGCATTGAAGGAAGTCTCACTAGACGTTGAGGAAGGTGCAGACATACTTATGGTTAAACCTGCTCATACATACCTGGATGTAATAAGACTCGTCAAACAGAATTTTCCCCAGTATCCTTTAGCCGCTTATCACGTTAGCGGGGAGTACTCCATGATAAAGGCTGCGGTACAAAGCGGATGGCTGGATGAAAGGAGAACCGTGCTCGAGATAACATTCTCTATCAGGAGAGCAGGAGCAAACATGATTTTAACTTATTACGCTCCAAAAATAGCCGAATGGATCTCCGAAGGTGTTCCATTTTGAGTTACGAGTTGTGGAATGAGGCCAAAAATCTATTTGCAGGTGGGGTAAACAGTCCAGTAAGAGCAGCAGTAAAGCCTTATCCATTCTATACCAGAAGGGCAAAAGGAGCCTATATAGAGACCGAGGACTCAAAACAGTTGATAGATTACGTATTGGGCTACGGTCCGCTGATTTTAGGGCATTCCCATCCTAAAGTTTTGAACGCGGTTAAAAATCAACTGGAGAAGGGATGGCTTTACGGAACCCCGAGCGTTGCTGAGATCAAATTAGCTGAGAAAATAACTAAACATGTCCCTTCAGCCGAGATGGTGAGGTTTGTAAACAGCGGAACAGAAGCCACCATGACAGCAATAAGACTTAGTCGTGGTTTTACAGGCAGAAAGAAAATAATCAAATTTGACGGGAACTATCACGGAGCTCACGATTACGTTCTGATGGATGCCGGTAGTGCAGCGTCAGAGTTTGGGGTACCATTTTCCTTGGGAATTCCAGAAGAAGTGGCATCTACTGTAATCGTCTGTCCCTACAACGATATATCATGTGTGGAAAGGACAATAAGGAAGGAGGATGTAGCTGGGGTTATTGTTGAACCAGTTATGGGGAACATGGGCGTGATCCCTCCAAACTCTAATTTCCTGAAAGATCTTAGGTCCCTTACAAGAGAGTTTAATTCTTTACTCATATTTGACGAAGTAATTACTGGATTCAGGTTAGGCCTAGGAGGGGCTCAGTCCTACTTTGGTGTTAAGCCTGATATAACAACATTAGGCAAAATTATCGGTGGCGGTTTTCCCATTGGGGCTATTTGCGGTTCAAGAGATGTAATTAGTTATCTCACTCCGTCAGGGAAAGTGTTTAACGCCGGAACGTTTAACGCAAATCCAGTCTCAATGATTGCAGGGTTAGCTACCATAGAGGAACTAGAGAAAGGTAATGCGTACAGGATATCGGAAAAAGCCGCGAAGATCTTGGCTGAGGAAATAGACTCTTTAATTAAGATTGAGCACGTTGTCAACAGAGTGTTTAATTTCTTTCAGTTTTTCCTGGGAGTTAAAAAGGTAGAAAATGCGGGTGACGCCAGGAAATCCTTAAGGGAGGTTTACGTCAAAGTTCACGAAGCCCTTCTTCGTGAAGGAGTTTTCGTACCTCCCAGCCAATTCGAGGCGCTTTTTACCTCAATAGCCCACGATGATGATGTTATAAATCGAACTATAGAGGCCTTTAGAAGGGTATTAGGGGAAGTGCATTGAAAATAAGAATAGCAGCCAGGGGAAGCAGATTAAGTTTAGAACAGGTCAAAGTTGTTGAGAACTTCCTTTCAGAGAACGGATATGAGACTGAATTTCTTGAAATAAAAACTAAAGCTGATCTATTTAATAATAGACCTTTAACTGAAATTGGAAAAGGTGTATTCGAGAAGGAGGTTAACGAAGCCATTCTGCAAGGGAAAGCGGATATAGCAGTGCACAGTATGAAAGATCTCTCATCTGAATTACCCGCTGGTCTAGAAATCATAGCTACGCCAAAGAGGGAGGAACCTATAGACGTGTTGATAGCCAATACGGATCTCATGGATCTACCGTCAGGTTCGAAGATAGGGACTAGCAGTGTGAGAAGAGCGTATTTCCTGAAGGCTATTAGACCTGACGTGGTCGTGAGTGATATTCGGGGAAACGTAGATACTAGACTAAAGAAATACCTTGAAGGTACGTATACCGGACTAATTCTTGCAGAGGCTGGGTTGAGAAGGCTTGGTATAAATATTGAAAGGTATCCCCTTAACGTTAGGGACTTCACCCCAGAACCTAACCAAGGAATTATTGCAGTAGTTTCCTCGTCGAAAAACACCAACGTAAAGGAGGCGTTAAAAGGTCTAAATCACGAGGATACTATGGCCGAGGCGATAGCAGAGAGGATAACTGTCTCACTGATAGGAGGAGGATGTCACACTCCGTTGGGGGTTCTATTTCGTAAGATTGATAACAAGCTTGAGGGTATAGCCAGCTACAGTAATGGTATTAGAAAAGTCACAGTAGATATTTCTACCTCAGATGACCCAAAGGAGGCTGGAAGGAAATTAGGGGAGAGCTTGCTAAGGGGCATGAAAAATGAGGGTATTGTACTTAAGACCTGAAGGATCTGAGGAGCCCTCGTTAAAAGGGATCGAAATAATTAATGTCCCCCTGTTTAATGTGACATGTATCCCCTACGATAGTTCTCTCCTAAAGGGAGAGGGGATAGCGTTCACCAGCGTTAATGCAGTTAGATGCTTCAAGGACATAGGAATCCTTAAGTTTAAGAGGATATTCTCAATCGGTCCTTCTACCGCCAAGGAATTAGAGAGGATAGGCATATCCTCCGAAGTGCCAGAGCGTTACACTTCAAGAGATCTGGCCACATTGATTCTACAAAGTAAAGTTAGGTCTCTGACTTCCGTAAGAAGCTTAAGGGCATCCCAAGAAATGAAACATATACTGTCCTCTATAAGTTATACTGAGATATATGACTACGACTTGACAGAAAATCATGAAAACATGGAGTATGCGAAGGATCTGCTTGAGGACTGCTCAGTGGATATTGTAGTTCTTACGAGCTCGTTGATAGCCACTACCGTAGCTAAATTCATAAAGGATTGTCATAAAGTAATTACCATAGGGCCAATGACATCTGCCTCACTGAAGCTTATCAGACCGGACTTGAGATTCATTGAAAGTCCAGTATCCACCATTGAAGGAACTTTAAATCTTATACAAGAATTGAAAGGAGGTGAATAAAGGTGGAGGACCTAAGGGATCTCTTGGTTAAGGTGTTGAAGAAAATAGATCCTACTATAATTGAGGAGACTTTAGATATCAAATTCACGCAAAATTTTAAGGATAGATATGATGTTTTTGGTCAATTTAAAAATAGTAAAGGAATATACGAATTTGCCGTAAGTTTTGATCATAAGGGAAATATAAAGAGGGAGCACGTAAACATGATAGTCCCAAATAAGGTAAAGGACGAACTGGAGAAAAAGGTTCATGGAAAAGGTGATTAATTGAAAATTTTGTTGATCGTGATCGACGGTCTTTCTTTCCACTTGATGGAGAGGTTCAGGTATAACTTACCTACCTTTCAAGAGATGGAAGAAGAAGGGGTCTATGGATCGTTAGAAAGTTCGTATCCATCTATAACTCCAGTAGCTCTAGCTTCTCTATTTACCGGTTTCAATCCGAAAACTCATGGGGTGGTAGCACCTAGAATCTTTATAAAAGGGAGAAAGATCCAGTCCAGCCTCTCTGCGTTCTCCAGTAACTCTCTCTTAGTAGATCCCATATGGTCCGTTCTAGGTAAGAAAGGGTTTAAAGTAGTTGTCACTTCAGCTCCTCAAGCTTTACCAGATAGATGGGAACTAGATAACGTAGTTCTGTTCGATCCGTATAAGGCCAAGGTGAAGAAATGTTCTGAGAGCTTTGTATTAAAGCCAGGGGAAAATGAGGTTTTGGGAGGAAATTGGGTCGTAAAGAAGACTGATGGAGGGCATATAGTTACAATCGAGGGAAAGGAAATAGAGTTGAAAGGTCAGGATTGGATAGGCCCTCTGGAAATAAAAGGAAAATGTGGAGAAGAGGAACTACTAGGTACCGTGTTTCTTCACAACAAGGAAGAAGGAGTTTATGTTACTCAGCCGGCCTTTCTCAATTATAAGTGGGGAAACAGAAGAGAACTGGTCTCTAAAGTCTGGGAAAACGTCGTTAAAAAGGTGGGTATGATTCTAGATGGAGACTATAGAGCTCTGAACAAGGGTCTAATCTCGTTCGAGGAGTACCTTAAAACTGTGGATCTCGCGTTTAATTTCTTTGTAGAGTACTCACTTTACGTTCTAAAACTGGAGGAATGGGACTTTGGAATTACATATCTACCCATAGTGGACAATCTTCAGCATCTCCTTTACGGTATAGATGATGGTAGGGCCTTCGAAAGCATTTTCAACGGGTACAAGATCGCTGACAGATTCGTTATGTTGCATAGGAGTTTGGCGGACAATATATTTGTGTGTTCAGACCATGGTATAACAAAAATAAAGAAGAGAGTATATATTAATAAAATACTTGAGAGGTTGAATGTATTAAAAATTGAAAATGGGAAAATCAATTGGGGAAAGACTAAGGCGTTTTATGGTGGTGGAGGAATCATAAGGGTGAATCTAAGGGAAAGGGAAGAGGCAGGTGTTGTTAATTCAAAGGAATATCAGAGGCTGGTTAGGTATATAGTAAAAAATCTTGAGGAGGTTAAGGATGAAAGTGGAGAGACAATTTTCACCGGAATTTATATGAGGGACTCACCAGCAGTCGATCGTCAAGGAGACATTGAGCTTAGTACCAGAGACTTTTTTTCACTGAGTAGTAATACGGAACATGATAACGAAATAGAAAGCGTAAAACCCTACGTTACTACCACAGGAGATCATGGTTATTACAGAAAGGAAGACTTGTACGGGATAATAATAGCGAGTGGGAATGAAATCGCGAAGGGGAAAAAGATCAAAGCAAAGATAGTTGATGTTGCACCGACCATATTAAAAATTATGGGTATTCAAAATTCTAAAACCGAGGGTAGAGTTCTAGTTGAGGCGTTAAGAAATGGAAGTCAGGAGCAAAAGACATCTTAGAGTAAGAGCTCCCTTTGACTGTGAGAAAGGTCTTCCGTACACTGAAGTTGTGACTTCTCAGGGTCGTTTGGAGAACTGTGCGCCTATTGAGACTATTGGCAGGAACGTTTTCCCTTACTTTAGCAACATGAATTTACATACATTGAAAATAATAAGAAGATTCCCTAAAATCCTCGAAATCGTAGCTAGGAGACTAAACGTACCTGGCAGCTATAGTAATAACGAGGAGTATTCTGTAGAGAAAATACAAGTGGATTCTTTAATTGTAGGGTCTGGAATAGCGGGTCTAGTGTCCCTAGATAATACGAAAAATGGTTTCATGATAACT belongs to Metallosphaera tengchongensis and includes:
- a CDS encoding alkaline phosphatase family protein gives rise to the protein MKILLIVIDGLSFHLMERFRYNLPTFQEMEEEGVYGSLESSYPSITPVALASLFTGFNPKTHGVVAPRIFIKGRKIQSSLSAFSSNSLLVDPIWSVLGKKGFKVVVTSAPQALPDRWELDNVVLFDPYKAKVKKCSESFVLKPGENEVLGGNWVVKKTDGGHIVTIEGKEIELKGQDWIGPLEIKGKCGEEELLGTVFLHNKEEGVYVTQPAFLNYKWGNRRELVSKVWENVVKKVGMILDGDYRALNKGLISFEEYLKTVDLAFNFFVEYSLYVLKLEEWDFGITYLPIVDNLQHLLYGIDDGRAFESIFNGYKIADRFVMLHRSLADNIFVCSDHGITKIKKRVYINKILERLNVLKIENGKINWGKTKAFYGGGGIIRVNLREREEAGVVNSKEYQRLVRYIVKNLEEVKDESGETIFTGIYMRDSPAVDRQGDIELSTRDFFSLSSNTEHDNEIESVKPYVTTTGDHGYYRKEDLYGIIIASGNEIAKGKKIKAKIVDVAPTILKIMGIQNSKTEGRVLVEALRNGSQEQKTS
- the hemC gene encoding hydroxymethylbilane synthase; amino-acid sequence: MKIRIAARGSRLSLEQVKVVENFLSENGYETEFLEIKTKADLFNNRPLTEIGKGVFEKEVNEAILQGKADIAVHSMKDLSSELPAGLEIIATPKREEPIDVLIANTDLMDLPSGSKIGTSSVRRAYFLKAIRPDVVVSDIRGNVDTRLKKYLEGTYTGLILAEAGLRRLGINIERYPLNVRDFTPEPNQGIIAVVSSSKNTNVKEALKGLNHEDTMAEAIAERITVSLIGGGCHTPLGVLFRKIDNKLEGIASYSNGIRKVTVDISTSDDPKEAGRKLGESLLRGMKNEGIVLKT
- the hemB gene encoding porphobilinogen synthase; amino-acid sequence: MKGYPRVRPRRLRLNKNIRDTTAETDLTPNNLILPVFVKENITTPEKIPSMPEILRYPVNDLLVKFIEENYEKGIRSVILFGIPAFKDNFATSAFSKDGVIQKALRLLRDTFGEKILLIADECTDEYTSHGHCGIVNYRGDKYYIDNDESLKVHAKIALSQAEAGADVIAPSSMMDGVVGAIREELDKNGYSDTLIMSYSVKYASVFYSPFREAANSAPAFGDRRSYQMDPRNSFEALKEVSLDVEEGADILMVKPAHTYLDVIRLVKQNFPQYPLAAYHVSGEYSMIKAAVQSGWLDERRTVLEITFSIRRAGANMILTYYAPKIAEWISEGVPF
- a CDS encoding uroporphyrinogen-III synthase, which gives rise to MRVLYLRPEGSEEPSLKGIEIINVPLFNVTCIPYDSSLLKGEGIAFTSVNAVRCFKDIGILKFKRIFSIGPSTAKELERIGISSEVPERYTSRDLATLILQSKVRSLTSVRSLRASQEMKHILSSISYTEIYDYDLTENHENMEYAKDLLEDCSVDIVVLTSSLIATTVAKFIKDCHKVITIGPMTSASLKLIRPDLRFIESPVSTIEGTLNLIQELKGGE
- the hemL gene encoding glutamate-1-semialdehyde 2,1-aminomutase, translating into MDLRRCSILSYELWNEAKNLFAGGVNSPVRAAVKPYPFYTRRAKGAYIETEDSKQLIDYVLGYGPLILGHSHPKVLNAVKNQLEKGWLYGTPSVAEIKLAEKITKHVPSAEMVRFVNSGTEATMTAIRLSRGFTGRKKIIKFDGNYHGAHDYVLMDAGSAASEFGVPFSLGIPEEVASTVIVCPYNDISCVERTIRKEDVAGVIVEPVMGNMGVIPPNSNFLKDLRSLTREFNSLLIFDEVITGFRLGLGGAQSYFGVKPDITTLGKIIGGGFPIGAICGSRDVISYLTPSGKVFNAGTFNANPVSMIAGLATIEELEKGNAYRISEKAAKILAEEIDSLIKIEHVVNRVFNFFQFFLGVKKVENAGDARKSLREVYVKVHEALLREGVFVPPSQFEALFTSIAHDDDVINRTIEAFRRVLGEVH